In a single window of the Elaeis guineensis isolate ETL-2024a chromosome 4, EG11, whole genome shotgun sequence genome:
- the LOC105042974 gene encoding transcription factor-like protein DPB, translating to MVTGVGNRQEEDGNKTAATLPKPPPGGALSSWGTPAFSGGQSASTSGSAGSPSSRSEPTAATPASESTFVRLNHLDIHGDDAGSSQGAVSGKKKKRGARTVGGDKSGRGLRQFSMKVCEKVESKGRTTYNEVADELVAEFADPNNNLASPDQQQQQYDEKNIRRRVYDALNVLMAMDIISKDKKEIQWKGLPRTSLNDIEELKAERIGLKSRIEKKAAYLHELQDQFVGLQNLIQRNEQLYKSGIAPSGGVALPFILVKTRPHATVEVEISEDMQLVHFDFNSTPFELHDDSFVLKEMRFCERAQKDGAHDSSSNGGESSSTLSMYQHHVQQPVRSNSTHKLPTSPPIPGILKARVKQEH from the exons ATGGTCACCGGCGTGGGCAACCGCCAGGAGGAGGACGGTAATAAGACTGCCGCGACCCTCCCCAAGCCCCCCCCCGGCGGGGCCCTCTCGTCGTGGGGCACGCCGGCGTTCTCCGGCGGGCAATCGGCGTCCACGAGCGGGAGCGCCGGGTCCCCCTCGAGCCGGAGCGAGCCGACGGCGGCAACGCCCGCGAGCGAGAGCACCTTCGTGAGGCTGAACCATCTGGACATCCATGGGGACGATGCCGGCTCCTCCCAAGGGGCCGTGAG tggcaagaagaaaaagagaggagcaCGGACGGTTGGAGGTGATAAAAGTGGGAGGGGACTCCGCCAATTCAGCATGAAAG TCTGTGAGAAAGTGGAAAGCAAAGGAAGAACCACTTACAATGAG gttGCAGATGAACTTGTAGCTGAATTTGCAGATCCCAATAATAATCTGGCATCTCCAGATCAG CAACAGCAACAGTATGATGAGAAGAACATACGGCGGAGGGTGTATGATGCCCTGAATGTTCTTATGGCGATGGACATTATTTCTAAAGATAAAAAGGAAATACAGTGGAAAGGCTTACCTCGAACTAGTCTAAATGATATTGAAGAGTTAAAG GCAGAGCGTATTGGCTTAAAAAGTAGGATTGAAAAGAAAGCTGCATATTTGCATGAATTACAAGATCAA TTTGTAGGTTTGCAGAACTTGATACAACGGAATGAGCAATTATATAAATCTGGAATTGCTCCTTCAGGCGGAGTGGCTTTACCTTTTATCTTGGTTAAG ACTCGTCCACATGCAACTGTAGAGGTGGAAATATCAGAAGACATGCAGTTGGTGCATTTCGACTTCAACAG CACTCCTTTTGAGTTGCACGATGACTCATTTGTTCTGAAAGAAATGAGATTCTGTGAAAGAGCACAGAAGGATGGTGCCCATGATTCCAGTTCCAATGGGGGTGAGTCCTCCAGCACGCTGAGTATGTATCAGCATCACGTGCAACAACCTGTGAGGTCAAATTCTACACATAAGCTGCCCACTTCACCTCCTATTCCTGGAATTCTAAAGGCACGTGTGAAGCAGGAACACTAG